The Shumkonia mesophila genomic sequence CGACGTTCATGGGTTGGCCCATGTACTTCTGGGCCGCCGAGGCAATCATCCGAGCCCACTGGTCCTGTCCACCGCCCGCGCTGTAGGGAACGATGAACTGAACAGCCTTGCTGGGAAATTTTGCGTCCTGGGCCTGCGCGACCTGCGCCGTTCCCAGCGTCGTCGACAACGCCAGCGCCGCCGCCATTCCCAGAAGCTTTGCACGTCCGATTTCCATGTTTGGTCTCCCATTTGCTTCCAAGGTTGAATCGAGTGCGTTCGCTATTGTGCTTCTCGCGCCGCCTGAACGTCGGCTGGAACCACATTATGTCTGGGGTTGAATCCTTGTTTCCCCGATGGGCATGTCTTGATCACTTGGCGGCCCCACCTTTCAGACGCTCCCCCATGTGGGCGCGGCCCAGCCAAACCACCAGCACCGCGGTCGCAACGGCAAGACCGATCGCCAAGTTGCTGCAAAACAGCGCTCCACCCCATTCATGGCCATTGATGAGAAGAGCACGACGCAGGCTTTCCTCGGCCAGCGGCGCCAACAGGAAGGTAATGATCAGCGGTCCGAGCGGGATTTTCACCAGCTCCAGCAGATAGCCCATTACCCCGAAAAACAGTGCGAGCATCACGTCGTAGGTGTTGTTACGGTAGGCGTAGGCCCCGACCAGGGACATGGCGAGGACAACCGGGACCAGCAGCGCCTCTGGCAGTTGGCCGAGGCGGGCGTAGAAGCCCGAGAGGAAGTAACCGATTGCCAGTACGAGGAAGTTCGCCACAATCAGGATGATGAAGAGCGAATAGATTTCTGTGGGGAACAGGTCGAACATCCGCGGACCGGCCTGTACACCTTGGATGGCGAGGGCCACGCCGATCATGGCCGCGATCGTCCCGCCGGGAATGCCGAAGGCCAGAAGCGGGATCAGGGTGGGGCCGGCGGTGGCATTGTTGCCGGATTCGGCCGCCGCCACGCCTTCAAGGCGCCCGGTGCCGATCTGCTTGGTCGGCGAGGCCTGACGCGCGACGCCATAGGACAGGAATGCCCCAACGGTTGCGCCAAGGCCAGGCAGGATGCCAACGAAAGTCCCCACACCGGTACCGATTGTCATTTCCTTCCAACAGCTTCGGTATTCTGCGAAAGTCAGGCTCTCGCTCCGGCATTCGATCCGGTTCATGACCCGGTCGTGGA encodes the following:
- a CDS encoding tripartite tricarboxylate transporter permease, which gives rise to MLDFGHIFDAFGLVFSANTLMWAMVGAFIGVGVGAMPGLSPAPAIALLLPLTLTLNLPATLGLLIGVYKGGIYGGSISAISFATPGTAESGATVLDGYKLTQAGKGKKALQMALYASITGDLISSLITIFLAPALALLALNFGPTERLWLIILAIALLGALSGDHLGKGLFAAALGLFIGTIGVDPISNSERNTFGLWWLSDGVGMIPLIIGLFAIATMFEKLVKLVGKMSRLQEIHDRVMNRIECRSESLTFAEYRSCWKEMTIGTGVGTFVGILPGLGATVGAFLSYGVARQASPTKQIGTGRLEGVAAAESGNNATAGPTLIPLLAFGIPGGTIAAMIGVALAIQGVQAGPRMFDLFPTEIYSLFIILIVANFLVLAIGYFLSGFYARLGQLPEALLVPVVLAMSLVGAYAYRNNTYDVMLALFFGVMGYLLELVKIPLGPLIITFLLAPLAEESLRRALLINGHEWGGALFCSNLAIGLAVATAVLVVWLGRAHMGERLKGGAAK